The Deinococcus sonorensis KR-87 genome includes a window with the following:
- a CDS encoding phosphoribosylanthranilate isomerase: protein MTRVKICGTTTVADGMLAAEAGADAIGLIFAPVSRRQVDVQTARQISLAVGPAVGRVGVFLDQPLDEVLRLAAAARVSAVQIHGRVSSLYLETLACYHPVLRVLTPAELAGAGAPPIGHTLMLDAPTPGQGVPLDWEALRPGFLPGSWLAGGLGPENVKQAIQVLQPAGVDAVSRLEMAPGHKDPARVRAFIQAVKMASWSATNESYPQ from the coding sequence ATGACCCGGGTCAAGATCTGCGGCACCACCACGGTGGCCGACGGGATGCTGGCGGCCGAGGCCGGCGCCGACGCCATCGGGCTGATCTTCGCGCCCGTCAGCCGGCGGCAGGTGGACGTGCAGACGGCCCGCCAGATCAGCCTGGCGGTGGGGCCAGCGGTGGGCCGGGTGGGCGTCTTTCTGGACCAGCCACTGGACGAGGTCTTGCGGCTCGCAGCAGCGGCCCGGGTCTCGGCCGTGCAGATTCACGGCCGGGTGTCAAGTCTTTACCTGGAGACGCTGGCTTGCTACCATCCCGTTCTGCGTGTGCTGACCCCCGCTGAGCTGGCGGGGGCCGGTGCGCCGCCCATAGGCCACACCCTGATGTTGGACGCGCCCACGCCAGGCCAGGGGGTGCCGCTCGACTGGGAAGCGCTGCGGCCGGGCTTTCTGCCGGGCAGCTGGCTGGCCGGTGGGCTGGGACCGGAGAACGTGAAGCAGGCCATTCAGGTGCTGCAACCGGCCGGAGTGGACGCGGTCAGCCGGCTGGAAATGGCGCCGGGCCACAAGGACCCCGCCAGGGTCC
- a CDS encoding metallophosphoesterase family protein, producing the protein MSAVRLLLLSDIHANAVALEAVLADAQARRYDRVVFLGDAVGYGPRPEEVLATLRRLDATCILGNHEEHLLELIQHPAAPHNSVVLQALEWQLTRLDSADLHDLNRWRDGIEDPEVGARYRHGSPLALDQYTDSVTAAREVFASWAGRLAFVGHTHVPGVYATLNAPVGEWVKFQGFPEGGSYMVPPSARVILNPGSVGQPRDGNPQASYAVYDTGRSNFEVYRVSYDVPLVQRQILEAGLPEVLAARLSIGK; encoded by the coding sequence ATGTCAGCCGTGCGCCTGCTGCTGCTCTCGGACATCCACGCCAACGCTGTGGCGCTGGAGGCGGTGCTGGCCGATGCCCAGGCCCGGCGCTACGACCGGGTGGTGTTCCTGGGCGACGCGGTGGGCTACGGTCCGCGCCCGGAAGAGGTGCTGGCCACCCTGCGCCGCCTGGACGCCACCTGCATTCTGGGCAACCACGAGGAACACCTGCTGGAGCTGATCCAGCACCCGGCCGCACCGCACAACTCGGTGGTGCTGCAGGCGCTGGAGTGGCAGTTGACCCGGCTGGACAGCGCCGACCTCCACGACCTGAACCGCTGGCGCGACGGCATCGAGGACCCGGAGGTGGGCGCCCGCTACCGCCACGGCAGCCCGCTGGCCCTGGACCAGTACACCGACTCGGTCACGGCCGCGCGCGAGGTGTTCGCCAGCTGGGCCGGTCGGCTGGCTTTCGTGGGCCACACCCACGTGCCGGGCGTCTACGCCACCCTGAACGCGCCGGTGGGCGAGTGGGTCAAGTTCCAGGGCTTTCCGGAGGGCGGGAGCTACATGGTGCCGCCCAGCGCCCGGGTGATCCTCAACCCCGGCTCGGTGGGTCAGCCGCGTGACGGCAACCCGCAGGCCAGCTACGCCGTCTACGACACGGGACGCAGCAACTTTGAGGTGTACCGCGTGAGCTATGACGTGCCGCTGGTGCAACGGCAGATTCTGGAGGCCGGGCTGCCCGAGGTGCTGGCGGCCCGGCTGAGCATCGGCAAATGA
- the hemW gene encoding radical SAM family heme chaperone HemW yields the protein MSLPAPVRHAYVHVPFCPTICPYCDFHVLLRQGDLVARYLERLEQEARQLAAQHPTALDTVYLGGGTPSFLRDHELEALVGTVRRHLGWGRLENTLEVNPGTVSAERARFWRSLGFDRASVGVQSLDDPTLQFLGRQHSARQAQEAVTTLLEAGFRVSGDLITAVAGQPLAQDIAGLVRLGVEHVSAYTLTVEPGTPFARQGVTVDEDDERAGFEQTEALLTAAGFERYEVSNYARPGAQSRHNRAYWTGQYFLGLGPGAAGFYPGTPPARRTNAHLHEWLAGAPGETEPLDPEDLITDALFMGLRLREGLDLTALSERSGLDVRARYGAVIEQQRRRGLLTLQDDQLSATPDGWWVLNRVVTAFLEG from the coding sequence GTGAGCCTGCCTGCCCCGGTGCGTCATGCGTACGTGCATGTGCCGTTCTGCCCCACCATCTGCCCCTACTGCGACTTTCACGTGCTGCTGCGGCAGGGCGATCTGGTGGCGCGCTATCTGGAGCGGTTGGAGCAGGAGGCGCGGCAGCTGGCCGCCCAGCACCCGACGGCCCTCGACACGGTGTACCTGGGCGGCGGCACCCCCTCGTTCCTGCGCGACCACGAGCTGGAGGCGCTGGTGGGCACGGTGCGGCGGCATCTCGGCTGGGGCCGTCTGGAGAACACGCTGGAGGTGAATCCCGGCACTGTCTCGGCCGAGCGCGCCCGCTTCTGGCGCAGCCTGGGCTTTGACCGCGCCTCGGTGGGAGTGCAGAGCCTGGACGATCCGACGCTGCAGTTCCTGGGCCGCCAGCACTCGGCCCGGCAGGCGCAGGAGGCCGTGACCACGCTGCTGGAGGCCGGGTTCCGGGTCAGCGGCGACCTGATCACGGCGGTGGCCGGTCAGCCGCTGGCCCAGGACATCGCCGGGCTGGTGCGGCTGGGGGTGGAGCATGTCAGCGCCTACACCCTGACCGTGGAGCCGGGCACGCCGTTTGCCCGGCAGGGCGTCACGGTGGACGAGGACGATGAGCGGGCCGGTTTCGAGCAGACCGAGGCGCTGCTGACGGCCGCCGGCTTCGAGCGCTACGAGGTGAGCAACTATGCCCGCCCCGGCGCCCAGAGCCGCCACAACCGCGCCTACTGGACCGGCCAGTACTTTCTGGGCCTGGGACCCGGCGCGGCCGGGTTCTATCCGGGAACGCCGCCCGCACGCCGCACCAACGCCCATCTGCACGAGTGGCTGGCCGGCGCGCCGGGCGAGACCGAGCCGCTGGACCCGGAGGACCTGATCACCGACGCGCTGTTCATGGGCCTGCGGCTGCGCGAGGGCCTGGACCTGACCGCCCTCTCGGAGCGCAGCGGTCTGGACGTGCGGGCGCGGTACGGCGCGGTGATTGAGCAGCAGCGGCGGCGCGGCCTGCTGACCCTGCAGGACGACCAGCTGAGCGCCACCCCGGACGGCTGGTGGGTGCTCAACCGGGTGGTGACGGCCTTTCTGGAAGGGTAG
- a CDS encoding DNA polymerase III: MTAALPPELHPVLLDEVRGYRGHALLLTGPARAGKGGLALRIAALQNCSGADPRSPEAPCGHCASCRSLALGAHPDLLTVSPRTTTSTGRVARRRIIPIGAILEERDDAHEFEQHVYQFVELRPTYRRRVVLIEGAEHLNENAANALLKLIEEPPYDALFLLLAEDLRAVMPTIVSRSARLSVTPLGESGMQRAATLAGLQPDPELLALAAGRPGVLGAAEAVTAALEDGRRLTEAVRGSLLETLEAAETMEKRFDSEWHVQALHHLWQHESPQVRAHADDALERLLSALEGYASPSLAFQVFALDLRAAFGEGG; encoded by the coding sequence ATGACGGCCGCACTGCCGCCCGAACTGCACCCGGTCCTGCTGGACGAGGTGCGCGGCTACCGGGGCCACGCCCTGCTGCTGACCGGGCCGGCGCGGGCCGGCAAGGGCGGGCTGGCGCTGCGGATCGCGGCCCTGCAGAACTGCAGCGGCGCCGACCCGCGCAGCCCGGAGGCGCCCTGCGGCCACTGCGCGTCCTGCCGCAGCCTGGCGCTGGGGGCGCACCCGGACCTGCTGACGGTCAGCCCGCGCACCACCACCAGCACCGGCCGGGTGGCACGGCGGCGCATCATCCCGATCGGGGCAATTCTGGAGGAGCGCGACGACGCCCACGAGTTCGAGCAGCACGTGTACCAGTTCGTGGAGCTGCGGCCCACCTACCGCCGCCGGGTGGTGCTGATCGAGGGGGCCGAGCACCTCAACGAGAACGCCGCCAACGCCCTGCTGAAGCTGATCGAGGAGCCGCCCTACGACGCACTGTTTCTGCTGCTGGCCGAGGATCTGCGCGCGGTGATGCCCACCATCGTGAGCCGCTCCGCGCGCCTGAGCGTGACGCCGCTGGGCGAAAGCGGCATGCAGCGGGCCGCCACGCTGGCCGGCCTGCAGCCGGACCCGGAACTGCTGGCGCTGGCGGCCGGGCGTCCCGGGGTGCTGGGCGCGGCGGAGGCGGTGACGGCGGCGCTGGAGGACGGGCGGCGGCTCACGGAGGCGGTGCGCGGCAGCCTGCTGGAGACGCTGGAGGCGGCCGAGACGATGGAGAAGCGTTTCGACAGCGAGTGGCACGTGCAGGCGCTTCACCACCTGTGGCAGCACGAGTCGCCGCAGGTGCGCGCCCACGCGGACGACGCGCTGGAACGGCTGCTGTCGGCGCTGGAAGGCTACGCCAGCCCCAGCCTCGCGTTCCAGGTGTTCGCGCTGGACCTGCGCGCGGCCTTCGGGGAGGGCGGATGA